The segment TTGCCACTGCCGACTGAACCGATCGATTGAGAAAATACGATAAGCCATTCACTGCCCCAACAATCAGCAGCAGATAGAGCAGATACAGATGCACCGGGCGCAACTGTGCTCCGGGCAGACTTCTCCAAGGCGCACGGATCTGAGGGAGTGCCATCACACCAGTCGTTGGAAACTCGCTGGCAAATTGCACACCATTTAGCCCGATCGCATCGGCATATTGGCGGATAAAACTATGGATATAAACAGGCTCAGGCAACTCGTCAATCTTGCCCTGTTCGATCGCACGTAACAATCGGGGCTGAATACAAGTCGTGCCTGCCACCCGTTCGAGGGGAATCTCTTGTGCTTGACGGCGATCGCGGAGTCGAGCACCCAATTCAGCGAGCCGTTCGGCTTGTTCTCGATTCGTTTGGAGGGTTTGCTGTCTCATCTGCGCTGCTCCTTCATCTGTGCTGGCAACCTCTCTGGGAGGGTCATTCCCTGCTTCAACAAGCGAATTTCAAACTTTTCGAGTGAGCGATATTGTCCTGGGCGCAAGGTAGATTTGCTCGGTGGCTGGAGTAAAACATCCCCAATCGCGATTCGGTGAAGCCGAACAACAGGATAACCTAACTGCTCAGCAATGCGCCGAATTTGCCGATTTCGACCTTCTCGTAAGACAACTCGCAATAGTGTACCAGAGGAATTCCGGTTTAGAATGTTCACAGTTGCAGGCAAAGTCTTTCGATCGTCTAACATTACGCCTTCTCGCCATTGCCGCAGAGCGGAACTAGACAATTGTCCCACCACTTCGACATCATAGGTTTTCGCAATGTGATGGCGCGGATGAGTCAGATAATGAGTCAATGCGCCATCGTTGGTCAATAAAAGCGCTCCGGTCGATTCTACATCTAACCGCCCTATCGGGTGAAGACCTTGCCCCTGTCTTAAGTCTTCAGGGAGAAGCTCAAGAACAGTACGGCGGTCTTGCGGATCGTGGCAGGTCGTGACCACTCCTACAGGTTTATTGAGGAGTAAATAGAGAAATTCGGGGCGATCTTGGGGGTAAATCACTTGCCCATCGACTTCGACTTGGTCTAGGTCAGGGTCAGCTTTTTGTCCCAATTCGGCGATCGCGCCATTCAGCCGAACTCGTCCTTCGAGAATCATCTGTTCCGCCTGCCGTCGGGAGGCGATTCCCCATTGTGAAAGAATTTTTTGTACTCTTTCGGTCATGACAAGATTGGGCAAGAGGAGTAATACCGAAACATCACCGTAACTATGTGCATCAAAACTAATATGTACAAATATTACATCAGCCTGTATTCAGTAAAATGGCGGAAGAATTGAATCGTTCGGAATTCGTAATCCGCTGCGACTTAGCGATAAGTATTTATGAAGTTCGCTCATAGGGCAGAATGACTTGTACCCATGCCCCTCCCGTTTCAGGATGGTTTTGTGCACGCACAGTGCCTTGATGGGCTTCAATGATTTGTCGGACAATCGCAAGTCCCAAACCACTGCCGCTGGTTGGCTGCATTGCTTCTCGCCCTTGAGTCGAACGAACTCGGGAAGGATCAGCTCGATAAAAGCGTTCAAAGATATGAGGGATAGCGTCTTCAGGAAATCCTGCGCCAGCATCAACGAGATCGACTTGAATCTGGGGGGAAACTGATTGGTCGTTTACACTGGTTTCGATCCGAATGATCCCTTTGTTTGGGCTGTACTTGAGGCTGTTATCCAGTAAGTTGAGAAAAACGCGGTGCATTCGAGCCTCATCTGCGCGAACGATCACAGATGCTAGACCACTGTAATAAAATTGTACTTGTTTTTCACTTGCGATCGGTTCTAAGCTTTGCCAAGCAGCATTGATCAGTGTGACGAGATCCGTTTGCTTTAACTTCAATCGCTGCGCCGGATTGAGATCCAGTTGGCTCAGATCCAGCAAGTCTTGAACTAAACGACTTAAGCGCAAGGTTTCATTGAGCAGGCGATCCACCCACTGACGATTTGGGGGATCGATGCGAGATTGCAGGGTTTCGGCAACCAGTCGAATCGAAGTCAGGGGAGTTTTAAGCTCATGGGCGACATCAGAAGTCCAGCGATCGCGTTGTTGCGATAGAGTAACCGCTTCTTGGCGGTCTTCTAAGAAAACACCCACTTCTCCACCTTGAAGTGGAAAAGCCAGCCCTCGCAGCGGAGTTGAGCGCGCTTGAGAGAGGTTTTCAGCATCGGCAGAAGCCGGATAAAATCGCCATTCGCGCTGATGGGGTTGACCTTTTTCCCGCGCTTTTTCGATCAGAGCATCCAGTTCATACGATCGCACTAACTCCAACAATAGCCGTGGAGCATAGTCATCGCCCTGATTGATCCCCAACAGTTGCACAGCCGCAGAATTGCACCAAATCAACTGATTCTCTTCATCGACTTGCAAGTAGCCGATGGGAGCCAGGTAAAGAATCTGCTTCCAAACTTCCAGTTTGCGTTCGAGTTTTTCCGTCTGAGCTTGATCATGTGCAAGCCGCATGGACAATCGAGACATGATCGATAAGTCCACGCTTGCCTCATCCGGCGGCAGCGTCTTTGCCAACTGGTCAATGCGAGAACTAAGATGACTCCGGTAAATCGTCAGTGGCAGAATTCCGATCGCAAGTCCAGCCAGAAACCAGAAAACAGACACAGGCAAAACAGGGGGCGAGAGTTCACTATGAGCGTTGTGCTCATGACTCCTAGCTTAACCGAATCGATACCCAAAGCCTCTGACTGTGATTAAATACTGCGGATTACTCGGATCAATTTCTAGCTTTTCTCTAATCCAACGAATATGAACATCAACTGTTTTACTTTCCCCAATAAAATCGTGTCCCCAGATTTTTTCGAGCAGTTGATCTCGTGACCAAACTCGTTTGGGGTGACGCAGAAACAGTTCGAGCAGTTTGAATTCTTTGGGAGAGAAGTTCACGACTTCACCACGCACGGTCACCCGGCATTCCTGCGGATAGATTGTGACTTCCTGATATTGCAGAGTCGGCTCAGTCTGAGCGGGCTGAAATTGCTGGTGACGACGCAGGAGCGCACGGCAGCGCGCGACTAATTCCCGCATGCCAAAAGGCTTGGTCAGATAGTCATCCGCGCCGACTTCGAGTCCGACAACGCGATCCATCTCGCTGCCTTTGGCACTGAGGATGAGAATGGGAACGCTGCTGCCTTCGCGTCGCATCCAACGACAAATATCTAATCCGTTGATATAAGGCAGCATTAAATCCAAAATAATCAAGTCAGGCAGAGCCGTCTCGCTGCTACGGTCTGCATTCATCGCCGCTTGTAATCGCGCTAATGCTTGTTGCCCATCTACAGCAGTCGTTACTTCGTAGCCTTCATCAGAAAGGGTGAGCGCGATCGTATCTCGAATTAAATCTTCGTCTTCGACAACCAAAATGCGTCCGAGCGTAAGCTTGGGTGAGATGGGTGCGGATTCGGTCAGAATCGGGGTCGGCATATAAAGTGCATCTCGACTTGTCGGCAAAATTCTACCATTGATCCAGAATCTAGTATGGATTTATACAGTTTTTTATGATTCTAATAACTGATTACCAGCCAGATCGGAATTGTCACCAGAATGGCGATCGTACTGAGGGCGATGCTACTCGCTGCCAGGTTGTGATCTAAGTTGTACTCTTCCGCCAAAATCAAGCTGGCAAAGGCACTGGGAACGCCTGCCATGATGATTAACGATAGCCGGGCATCGTGATTCAGTCCTAATAAGGTAACGGCGATCGCAACTAAACTTGGCAAAATGACTGCTTTCAAGGCAACCGGGACAGCCGCTGCTTTCAGACTATCAATTCCATTCAGTTGAATCAAGCGCATCCCCATCAGCAGGAAAGAAGCAGGAATCACAAACAATAACGACGATTGGCAGAGCGTTTCTGCCCAGTTGGGAAATGCGATCGACTGAGTAAAATAAGCAGCCGCAAATGCCCATAACGTCGGAACCGTCAAAATGTCACGCAGCAAGGTTAAAGGCGTACTTTGAGTTTCCGATCGCCCATAGTGACTCGCGACTAAAACGCCAACGCCAAAGGTTCCTACAAGATTTTGCGTCACGCTAAAAAATACAGCCCAACTGAGATCTCCATCGCCAATCAAAGCCGGAATAAGTCCTAACCCAACAAACCCAGTATTGCCGATCGTCGCTGCGATCACAAATGTCCCTTGAGAAGCGCGGTCAAGCGGCGGAAACCAAGGTTCAATTTTATCGAGCCAAGCGGGTTTGACTTGAGTTTTGAGCCAAATCAAAATTCGCAAAGCAAGCCACGCGATCGTTAACCCTGTGCCGAGGGTGGCGATCGTCACTGCGGGAACAATCCCAATATTGGATGAAAAATCTGTTTCTCGTACCAGGGCAAAGATCTGCCAAGGAACACCGACCCAGTAAAGACTTCGACCTAAGAATCTTGGAAACGATTCTGGTAAAAAACGAAACAACAATGCTCCCACCCCTGTCCAAAGGATTAAGGGGGTGTAAGCGTGAACCAAACTTCCGATCATGCCCTTTCCGCCACTGGGCGCTACTCCCATCGCTATCGTAACGGATCATGAAAGGAATTAGTACAGTCAGAAGAGAGACATTTTTGGCAAAAAATTACTGCCAGGTTTTAATTCTCCACTGATTGTCTTGACGAACAAGGGTGTAGCTGACTGTCATATCGCGATCGGTCTGAGTCTCGGCAGGCTGACCCGGCGAAAAATATTTACGAACTTCCGTCACCGTTGCTTTAGCGATCGCTTGAGTCGGATCAGTCGGGCTGACCTCTACCGTGTCTACTTTCACAGCATGATCGTATTCAATGTGCTGGTTTTCGCGTTTTGCTTCGTCAGATGCACGTTGCCATTCTGCCAACTTCGGCTCGGCTAAAACTTGCGTCAGTTTGCTAGGGTCATGATTGCTTCCCATTGCCGCTTTTTTCGCATTGAGCCAAGTTTCGATCGCGGTTTGTGCCAGAGCGACATTCATCTCTCCCGTGAGTGAAACGGGCTGTTCTGCGGGTTTTAAGTTCACAATGGGCTGATCAAGCTGTACGAGCAGCGGATCAACTGCTGGAGTGCCAGGACTTAGAATGGCTCTGAGTGCGCGAATCATCAGGAACCCTAACCCCATCGCCATCGCCACTCCCAGTAAAAGGAGCAACCAGCGCGATCGACGGCTTTCTCTAGGAGGTGCAGTGGATTCATCGTGATCCGGTGCTTGATAGCGCGATTGAGTCGGACGAGGACGACCATTTCGAGGACGTTCCGATCGCGGCTTTGTTCTTGCGCCATTTGAACCAAGTTTTGCAGACCTTTCCGCCGCAGGCAGCGGAGCGGTTTCAGCGGTCAGCGTTGCCGTTGCAGAACGATAGCCCCCCAAGTTCTCTTCAGTCACGAAGGTTTGACTGCGCGATCGACCATTGCGGCTAACGCTTGAGATCAATTCGCGATGGAGTCCGCGCTCTCCTAAAGACCAATCCGCCACAACTTCACCGTCTGCGGGCAGTTCTTCGAGATAAGCCTGCACTTGCTCATCTGCAAAATACTCTTTCAGCAAGGCTTCGCGCTTCGCTAGATCGCGGAAATGGGGAAAGACTTCATCTTGAAGCCACCGTTCAGAATAAAGGCACAGTCCGGGCAATAGATCCGGAGCACCCTGGGAATTTTCACGAATAAAGGCGAGCGGCTCATATTCTTGAGACAGTTCGAGGACTCGACTCGCTTCTTCAGTTTGACCGAGCAGTAAGGCACAGACCGATTGCTCTAAATGGACATCTTGCCGACTGCCTAGCCGCGATAACATCCCTTTGGCACGGCGAATCAAGGCAGGCTGATGCTCAGCAAATCCTCTGGCTAACAGCGAGTATACGGCTAGATAAGTTGCGACAGCTGAAGGACGACGCGATTCTTCTTCAAACAGGGCTTGTTGTTCTTCCGCGCTCAAATAACCGCGCAATTGTTGAATAAACCGCAAAAAGTCATCAATGCTTAACCCAGACTGATCGTTTCCGGTTCCATCAATGCCGCCCCGTTCTCGCAGCATGTCTTTCAATAAGCGCAACCCGTGCTGACGATCGTTCGCCTCACTTTCCGGCAGCGCTAAGAGTTCCAAAATCCGGTAGGGTCGCAGTTTATACAAATCAGACTGAATCTCACCCCGCACTCCCGCAAATAAGCCTTCTCGTAACAGCAATTCTTGCCCAGTTTCCAGCGCTTCGGCGGCACTTTCATACTGTCCTTGTTGCCATTGCTCCCGACCCAGTTCGAGACACGCAAGCGCGATCGTCAATACAATATCCGACAATACAATCCGGGGATCACCAAAGCGCCCATCTTTAATCGTTGCGGTTCCGCTACTGAGGTAAGGACGACCGATCTTCAGAACTAATTCATATTCACCCAGCTCTTGGAGAATCAGCAATCCACCAATGAGTTGCTGATCGTCAATCTCGATCGTGATCGCATCGCTGTCTGATTCGTACTGAGTACTGAGTAGCGTTTCGTCTACTTGTTTACGCTGCTCTGGATCAGACAACACCGCATAAGCTTGATCTAAAAGGCTGCGGCGCGTGGCAATGGCAGCTTCCGAGTACTCGCGGCGCGGGAGTTGTAAAGTGCGATCGCGATGAGCTTGCTTCAGTTGGTCTGCCGTCGCTTGCATCGGCAGACCTAAAATTCGGTAGTAGTCGAGCGGTATACGCACGGTTCACGTCCCCAGCAGTGGTATCGAGTAAAGATTGAGAAGATGACGTTCAAGTTGACAGCCATCATACCCTGTAG is part of the Leptolyngbya boryana PCC 6306 genome and harbors:
- a CDS encoding helix-turn-helix domain-containing protein — protein: MRQQTLQTNREQAERLAELGARLRDRRQAQEIPLERVAGTTCIQPRLLRAIEQGKIDELPEPVYIHSFIRQYADAIGLNGVQFASEFPTTGVMALPQIRAPWRSLPGAQLRPVHLYLLYLLLIVGAVNGLSYFLNRSVQSAVATIEMQKPPTVPMGPMFPAKQETGAKKVAPSSNKPVRVGMTLTAESWVRVTADDQVAYEGALPKGTQRTWTANKQVVVTAGDAGSVIVSYNESAGQPLGSPGEVEEKVFPPTPAMANANLP
- a CDS encoding pseudouridine synthase, giving the protein MTERVQKILSQWGIASRRQAEQMILEGRVRLNGAIAELGQKADPDLDQVEVDGQVIYPQDRPEFLYLLLNKPVGVVTTCHDPQDRRTVLELLPEDLRQGQGLHPIGRLDVESTGALLLTNDGALTHYLTHPRHHIAKTYDVEVVGQLSSSALRQWREGVMLDDRKTLPATVNILNRNSSGTLLRVVLREGRNRQIRRIAEQLGYPVVRLHRIAIGDVLLQPPSKSTLRPGQYRSLEKFEIRLLKQGMTLPERLPAQMKEQRR
- a CDS encoding sensor histidine kinase, translated to MSVFWFLAGLAIGILPLTIYRSHLSSRIDQLAKTLPPDEASVDLSIMSRLSMRLAHDQAQTEKLERKLEVWKQILYLAPIGYLQVDEENQLIWCNSAAVQLLGINQGDDYAPRLLLELVRSYELDALIEKAREKGQPHQREWRFYPASADAENLSQARSTPLRGLAFPLQGGEVGVFLEDRQEAVTLSQQRDRWTSDVAHELKTPLTSIRLVAETLQSRIDPPNRQWVDRLLNETLRLSRLVQDLLDLSQLDLNPAQRLKLKQTDLVTLINAAWQSLEPIASEKQVQFYYSGLASVIVRADEARMHRVFLNLLDNSLKYSPNKGIIRIETSVNDQSVSPQIQVDLVDAGAGFPEDAIPHIFERFYRADPSRVRSTQGREAMQPTSGSGLGLAIVRQIIEAHQGTVRAQNHPETGGAWVQVILPYERTS
- a CDS encoding response regulator transcription factor — translated: MPTPILTESAPISPKLTLGRILVVEDEDLIRDTIALTLSDEGYEVTTAVDGQQALARLQAAMNADRSSETALPDLIILDLMLPYINGLDICRWMRREGSSVPILILSAKGSEMDRVVGLEVGADDYLTKPFGMRELVARCRALLRRHQQFQPAQTEPTLQYQEVTIYPQECRVTVRGEVVNFSPKEFKLLELFLRHPKRVWSRDQLLEKIWGHDFIGESKTVDVHIRWIREKLEIDPSNPQYLITVRGFGYRFG
- a CDS encoding AEC family transporter encodes the protein MIGSLVHAYTPLILWTGVGALLFRFLPESFPRFLGRSLYWVGVPWQIFALVRETDFSSNIGIVPAVTIATLGTGLTIAWLALRILIWLKTQVKPAWLDKIEPWFPPLDRASQGTFVIAATIGNTGFVGLGLIPALIGDGDLSWAVFFSVTQNLVGTFGVGVLVASHYGRSETQSTPLTLLRDILTVPTLWAFAAAYFTQSIAFPNWAETLCQSSLLFVIPASFLLMGMRLIQLNGIDSLKAAAVPVALKAVILPSLVAIAVTLLGLNHDARLSLIIMAGVPSAFASLILAEEYNLDHNLAASSIALSTIAILVTIPIWLVISY
- a CDS encoding IMS domain-containing protein yields the protein MRIPLDYYRILGLPMQATADQLKQAHRDRTLQLPRREYSEAAIATRRSLLDQAYAVLSDPEQRKQVDETLLSTQYESDSDAITIEIDDQQLIGGLLILQELGEYELVLKIGRPYLSSGTATIKDGRFGDPRIVLSDIVLTIALACLELGREQWQQGQYESAAEALETGQELLLREGLFAGVRGEIQSDLYKLRPYRILELLALPESEANDRQHGLRLLKDMLRERGGIDGTGNDQSGLSIDDFLRFIQQLRGYLSAEEQQALFEEESRRPSAVATYLAVYSLLARGFAEHQPALIRRAKGMLSRLGSRQDVHLEQSVCALLLGQTEEASRVLELSQEYEPLAFIRENSQGAPDLLPGLCLYSERWLQDEVFPHFRDLAKREALLKEYFADEQVQAYLEELPADGEVVADWSLGERGLHRELISSVSRNGRSRSQTFVTEENLGGYRSATATLTAETAPLPAAERSAKLGSNGARTKPRSERPRNGRPRPTQSRYQAPDHDESTAPPRESRRSRWLLLLLGVAMAMGLGFLMIRALRAILSPGTPAVDPLLVQLDQPIVNLKPAEQPVSLTGEMNVALAQTAIETWLNAKKAAMGSNHDPSKLTQVLAEPKLAEWQRASDEAKRENQHIEYDHAVKVDTVEVSPTDPTQAIAKATVTEVRKYFSPGQPAETQTDRDMTVSYTLVRQDNQWRIKTWQ